From Thermothelomyces thermophilus ATCC 42464 chromosome 6, complete sequence, the proteins below share one genomic window:
- a CDS encoding glycoside hydrolase family 12 protein (CAZy_ID 267926) produces the protein MQPFLLLFLSSVTAASPLTALDKRQQATLCEQYGYWSGNGYEVNNNNWGKDSASGGHQCTYVDSSSSSGVAWHTTWQWEGGQNQVKSFANCGLQVPKGRTISSISNLQTSISWSYSNTNIRANVAYDLFTAADPNHATSSGDYELMIWLARFGDVYPIGSSQGHVNVAGQDWELWTGFNGNMRVYSFVAPSPRNSFSANVKDFFNYLQSNQGFPASSQYLLIFQAGTEPFTGGETTLTVNNYSARVA, from the exons ATGCAGCCGTTTCTGCTCTTGTTCCTCTCGTCGGTCACGGCGGCGAGCCCCCTGACGGCGCTCGACAAGCGGCAGCAGGCGACGTTGTGCGAGCAGTACGGCTACTGGTCGGGCAACGGTTACGAggtcaacaacaacaactgGGGCAAGGATTCGGCCTCGGGCGGCCATCAGTGCACCTACGTCGACAGCAGCAGCTCCAGCGGCGTCGCCTGGCACACGACCTGGCAGTGGGAAGGAGGCCAGAACCAGGTCAAGAGCTTCGCCAACTGCGGCCTGCAGGTGCCCAAGGGCAGGACCATCTCGTCCATCAGCAACCTGCAGACCTCCATCTCGTGGTCCTACAGCAACACCAACATCCGCGCCAACGTGGCCTACGACCTCTTCACCGCGGCAGACCCGAACCACGCGACCAGCAGCGGCGACTACGAGCTCATGATCTG GCTGGCGAGATTCGGCGACGTCTACCCCATCGGCTCGTCCCAGGGCCACGTCAACGTGGCCGGCCAGGACTGGGAGCTGTGGACGGGCTTCAACGGCAACATGCGGGTCTACAGCTTCGTAGCGCCCAGCCCCCGCAACAGCTTCAGCGCCAACGTCAAGGACTTCTTCAACTATCTCCAGTCCAACCAGGGCTTCCCGGCCAGCAGCCAATACCTTCTCA TCTTCCAGGCGGGCACCGAGCCCTTCACCGGCGGCGAGACCACCCTTACCGTCAACAACTACTCTGCAAGGGTTGCTTAA